One genomic segment of Polynucleobacter sp. MWH-UH2A includes these proteins:
- the ilvC gene encoding ketol-acid reductoisomerase, with protein MKVFYDKDADLSLIKGKKVTIIGYGSQGHAHALNLKDSGVNVTVGLRKNGASWSKAANAGLTVKEVAEAVKDADVVMMLLPDEQIADVYNKEVHANIKQGAALAFAHGFNVHYGQVQPRADLDVIMIAPKAPGHTVRGTYSQGGGVPHLIAVYQDKSGSARDVALSYATANGGGRAGIIETNFREETETDLFGEQAVLCGGAVELIKAGFETLVEAGYAPEMAYFECLHELKLIVDLIYEGGIANMNYSISNNAEYGEYVTGPRVVTEDTKNAMRQCLKDIQTGEYAKSFILENKAGAPTLISRRRLNAEHDIEVVGAKLRAMMPWIAKNKLVDQTKN; from the coding sequence ATGAAAGTTTTTTACGATAAAGACGCAGATTTGTCCCTTATCAAGGGCAAGAAAGTCACGATCATTGGTTACGGTTCACAAGGTCATGCACACGCATTGAACCTGAAAGATTCTGGTGTGAATGTGACTGTTGGTTTGCGTAAGAACGGTGCTTCCTGGAGCAAAGCTGCTAATGCAGGTTTGACTGTTAAAGAAGTTGCTGAAGCTGTTAAAGACGCTGATGTGGTCATGATGTTGTTGCCAGATGAGCAAATCGCTGATGTGTACAACAAAGAAGTGCATGCCAATATTAAGCAGGGTGCTGCACTCGCTTTTGCGCATGGCTTTAACGTTCATTACGGTCAAGTTCAGCCACGTGCGGATTTGGACGTCATCATGATTGCCCCTAAGGCTCCTGGACATACTGTTCGTGGTACATACTCACAAGGTGGCGGCGTTCCTCATTTGATCGCTGTATACCAAGATAAATCTGGTTCAGCACGTGATGTGGCTTTGTCATATGCAACTGCTAACGGTGGTGGTCGTGCCGGCATTATTGAAACCAATTTCCGTGAAGAAACAGAAACCGACTTGTTCGGTGAACAGGCTGTTCTCTGCGGTGGCGCAGTAGAGTTGATCAAAGCAGGTTTTGAAACTTTGGTTGAAGCGGGTTACGCTCCTGAGATGGCTTACTTTGAGTGCTTGCATGAGCTCAAGTTGATCGTGGATTTGATCTACGAAGGTGGTATTGCCAACATGAACTACTCTATCTCCAATAACGCTGAGTATGGTGAGTACGTAACTGGCCCACGCGTTGTTACTGAAGATACGAAGAACGCAATGCGTCAGTGCTTGAAAGACATTCAGACTGGTGAATATGCGAAGAGCTTCATCTTGGAAAACAAGGCAGGCGCTCCAACATTGATCTCACGTCGTCGTTTGAATGCAGAGCATGACATCGAAGTAGTTGGTGCAAAATTGCGCGCCATGATGCCTTGGATTGCGAAGAACAAGTTAGTTGACCAGACTAAGAACTAA
- a CDS encoding phosphatidylserine decarboxylase, with amino-acid sequence MMYPHPIIAKEGWPYLALVGVMALIIHHFGGIAWSWPFWIIFVFVLQFFRDPQRIPALGRDLVLSPADGRIVVVETANDPYAGREALKISVFMNVFNVHSNRSSVNGLVKEIQYFPGKFVNADLDKASTENERNAVVIDANGQIVTLVQVAGLIARRILCYIHVGDRLKAGERYGFIRFGSRVDVYLPLTAEPLVSVGDKVFATNTALARVPGLD; translated from the coding sequence ATGATGTATCCCCATCCCATTATTGCGAAAGAAGGTTGGCCTTATTTGGCTCTAGTGGGCGTGATGGCCCTCATCATTCATCACTTCGGTGGTATTGCATGGTCATGGCCTTTCTGGATCATCTTTGTTTTTGTGCTGCAGTTCTTCCGCGATCCTCAGCGCATTCCTGCCTTGGGTCGCGATTTAGTTTTATCGCCTGCTGACGGACGTATTGTGGTTGTTGAAACTGCAAACGATCCTTATGCTGGTCGTGAAGCGCTAAAGATCAGTGTTTTCATGAACGTTTTTAATGTGCACTCCAATCGCAGCTCCGTAAATGGCTTGGTGAAAGAAATTCAATATTTCCCAGGTAAATTTGTGAATGCCGATTTGGATAAAGCCTCTACTGAAAATGAGCGCAATGCGGTTGTGATTGACGCAAATGGTCAAATAGTGACCTTGGTACAAGTGGCTGGTTTAATTGCACGCCGTATTCTCTGTTATATCCATGTTGGCGATCGCCTAAAAGCAGGTGAGCGCTATGGGTTTATCCGCTTTGGCTCACGTGTAGACGTGTATCTACCCTTGACCGCTGAACCATTGGTATCTGTTGGTGATAAAGTATTTGCAACGAACACTGCTTTGGCCCGTGTTCCTGGCTTAGACTGA
- a CDS encoding DUF3619 family protein has translation MKHLDETLSPIQADEFGRASAALLSQGAQNLPASIKDRLYEARKKALAARKPEKVRMKSAALAGSGNWTGSFKSSSNLWDTLGWVAPLVVLVFGLIGIAQWQNESRINDIAEVDAALLTDDVPPDAYADSGFMVFLKNGSLSDSEDSSKELSPSK, from the coding sequence GTGAAGCACCTTGATGAAACCCTCAGCCCAATACAAGCCGATGAATTTGGTCGTGCAAGCGCCGCTCTTTTGAGCCAAGGCGCTCAGAACTTGCCTGCCAGCATCAAAGATCGTCTGTATGAGGCACGTAAAAAGGCTCTGGCTGCTCGTAAGCCGGAGAAGGTTCGCATGAAGAGTGCCGCCTTGGCCGGCTCTGGCAATTGGACTGGCAGCTTCAAATCTTCCAGCAATCTTTGGGACACCCTAGGTTGGGTAGCGCCACTTGTTGTCCTAGTATTTGGACTAATCGGCATTGCGCAATGGCAAAACGAATCTCGCATTAACGATATTGCAGAGGTAGACGCCGCCTTGCTGACGGATGATGTTCCACCAGATGCCTATGCTGATAGCGGATTTATGGTCTTCCTTAAAAATGGCTCACTCTCAGATTCCGAAGATTCTTCCAAAGAGTTATCGCCAAGCAAATAA
- the pssA gene encoding CDP-diacylglycerol--serine O-phosphatidyltransferase codes for MTTFRRRGRIHRNRINARRLGSDDGQWAEALGDDLDYEVEELLPEKPRLRSKGIYLLPNAFTTAALFSGFFAIVNAMNDQFQVAAIAIFASLVLDGMDGRVARMTNTQSAFGEQYDSLADMVSFGVAPALVAYEWALKDLGKWGWLAAFTYCAGAALRLARFNVNTGVVDKKFFQGLPSPAAGSLIAGFIWLADDNKIPVRDSAIPWITFFIAVYAGLTMVSNARFYSGKALDVRYRVPFGVMVLLILTFVLISSNPPLTLFGLFVVYSASGYVIWAWERLSGKRFS; via the coding sequence TTGACTACATTTCGCCGTCGTGGTCGCATTCATCGTAACCGCATCAATGCACGCCGTCTTGGTTCTGATGATGGGCAATGGGCAGAAGCTCTAGGCGATGATCTGGATTACGAAGTAGAAGAGCTACTTCCCGAGAAGCCACGTTTACGCAGCAAGGGTATTTATTTATTACCGAATGCGTTTACTACAGCGGCTTTATTCAGTGGATTCTTTGCTATCGTCAATGCAATGAATGACCAGTTTCAAGTGGCGGCAATCGCTATCTTTGCCTCACTTGTGCTTGATGGTATGGATGGTCGCGTTGCTCGCATGACCAATACTCAAAGTGCGTTTGGCGAGCAATATGACTCCCTCGCAGACATGGTTTCATTTGGCGTTGCTCCGGCACTCGTTGCTTATGAGTGGGCCCTGAAAGATTTGGGCAAGTGGGGCTGGCTTGCTGCATTTACCTATTGCGCTGGCGCTGCTTTGCGTCTGGCGCGTTTTAATGTCAATACTGGTGTAGTCGATAAGAAATTCTTTCAAGGCCTTCCCAGTCCTGCAGCAGGTTCTCTGATTGCAGGCTTCATCTGGTTGGCTGATGACAATAAGATTCCAGTACGTGATTCAGCGATTCCTTGGATCACCTTCTTTATTGCGGTTTATGCTGGCTTAACCATGGTATCTAATGCGCGTTTTTATAGCGGTAAAGCTTTAGATGTTCGCTATCGAGTGCCATTTGGAGTGATGGTCTTATTGATTTTGACCTTTGTGCTGATTTCTTCGAACCCGCCATTAACCTTATTTGGTTTATTCGTGGTGTATTCCGCATCTGGTTATGTGATTTGGGCGTGGGAACGCCTTAGTGGGAAACGTTTTAGCTAA
- a CDS encoding acetolactate synthase 3 catalytic subunit — protein sequence MNTSSAEFLATKANKDSANTNTVAAPPEMIGAEMLVHALHKEGVEYVWGYPGGSVLFIYDEIFKQDKFEHILVRHEQAAVHAADGYARATGKVGVALVTSGPGVTNAVTGIATAYTDSIPMVIISGNVPTYAIGEDAFQEADTVGITRPVVKHNFLVKDVKDLPMVLKKAFHIAQTGRPGPVLIDIPKDVSAAKGPFVYPETLEMRSYNPVVKGHSGQIRKAIALLQEAERPYIYTGGGIILADAASELKEFADLLGYPVTNTLMGLGGFPGTSPQFLGMLGMHGTYEANMAMQHSDVLIAIGARFDDRVIGNTAHFASHPRKIIHIDIDPSVISKRVKVDVPIVGNLKEVLVEMTAQLKAAGPRKNGDKVAAWWDQINEWRKKDCLKYDEASQIVKPQYVVQKLWELTGGDAFICSDVGQHQMWAAQFYKFDKPRRWINSGGLGTMGVGLPYAMGIKKAFPEKDVFTITGEGSIQMCIQELSTCKQYDTPVKIVSLNNRYLGMVRQWQELTYNKRYSSSYMDSLPDFVKLAEAYGHVGMRIEKKSDVEGALKEAIRLKDRTVFMDFQTDPEENVWPMVQAGKGITEMLLGSEDL from the coding sequence ATGAATACAAGCAGCGCCGAATTTTTAGCTACTAAAGCTAACAAAGACTCAGCCAATACAAATACCGTAGCAGCGCCTCCAGAAATGATTGGCGCTGAAATGCTCGTGCATGCACTGCACAAAGAGGGCGTTGAATACGTCTGGGGTTATCCAGGCGGATCTGTTCTCTTTATCTACGACGAGATTTTTAAACAAGATAAATTCGAACATATCCTGGTTCGCCATGAACAAGCAGCCGTTCATGCGGCCGATGGTTATGCTCGTGCAACTGGTAAGGTTGGCGTTGCATTAGTAACATCAGGCCCAGGCGTAACGAATGCGGTTACTGGTATTGCTACTGCATACACTGATTCGATCCCAATGGTGATCATCAGCGGCAACGTACCAACTTATGCGATTGGTGAGGATGCCTTTCAAGAAGCAGACACTGTTGGTATTACTCGTCCAGTGGTAAAGCACAACTTCCTGGTGAAGGATGTGAAAGATTTGCCAATGGTGTTGAAGAAAGCCTTTCATATTGCACAGACAGGCCGTCCAGGTCCGGTGTTGATCGATATTCCAAAGGATGTGTCTGCAGCGAAGGGTCCGTTTGTATATCCAGAGACTCTGGAGATGCGCTCTTATAACCCTGTAGTTAAGGGACACAGCGGTCAGATTCGTAAAGCGATTGCTTTGTTGCAAGAGGCTGAGCGTCCGTATATTTATACCGGTGGCGGCATTATTCTTGCCGACGCAGCGTCAGAGCTCAAAGAGTTTGCTGATTTATTGGGTTACCCCGTTACCAATACCTTGATGGGTCTTGGCGGCTTCCCTGGAACAAGTCCGCAGTTTTTGGGCATGCTCGGCATGCATGGAACATACGAAGCCAATATGGCAATGCAACACAGTGATGTGTTGATTGCAATTGGCGCGCGCTTTGATGATCGCGTGATCGGTAACACTGCGCACTTTGCAAGCCATCCCCGCAAGATCATTCATATTGATATCGATCCATCCGTTATTTCAAAACGGGTGAAAGTTGATGTTCCTATCGTTGGCAATCTCAAAGAGGTATTAGTTGAGATGACTGCTCAGCTCAAAGCTGCTGGTCCACGCAAGAATGGTGACAAAGTTGCTGCCTGGTGGGATCAGATTAACGAGTGGCGAAAAAAAGATTGCTTGAAGTATGACGAGGCATCGCAGATTGTGAAGCCACAGTACGTCGTTCAAAAATTATGGGAGCTCACTGGTGGTGATGCCTTCATTTGCTCTGACGTTGGCCAGCATCAAATGTGGGCTGCGCAGTTTTATAAGTTTGATAAACCACGTCGTTGGATTAACTCTGGTGGTCTAGGCACCATGGGTGTCGGCTTGCCATATGCTATGGGCATCAAGAAGGCATTCCCTGAGAAAGATGTTTTCACAATTACTGGTGAAGGCTCAATTCAGATGTGTATTCAAGAGCTCTCGACTTGTAAGCAATACGACACTCCAGTGAAGATCGTGTCACTCAACAACCGTTACTTAGGTATGGTTCGTCAGTGGCAGGAGCTCACCTATAACAAGCGTTACTCTAGTTCGTACATGGATTCTTTACCCGACTTTGTGAAGTTGGCAGAGGCCTATGGACACGTTGGTATGCGTATTGAGAAAAAATCTGACGTTGAGGGCGCGCTCAAAGAGGCTATTCGCTTAAAAGATCGCACCGTATTCATGGATTTCCAGACTGACCCAGAAGAAAACGTTTGGCCTATGGTTCAAGCAGGCAAGGGTATTACTGAAATGCTTTTGGGTAGTGAGGATCTGTAA
- a CDS encoding RNA polymerase sigma factor: MASAQELSDFLSSVEQRAFKQAVYAVRDDDAAMDIVQDAMIKLAEKYGDKPAAELPLLFTRILQNRIHDWFRRQKVRNAWVTLFSNMGRKADENDDFDPLESLSAPDDSEIHQDGAKKLEKSQLLQSLESEIAKLPVRQREAFLMRYWDELSITDTAKAMNCSEGSVKTHCSRATQTLAKALKLKGITL, from the coding sequence ATGGCATCCGCCCAAGAACTATCCGACTTTCTGAGTAGCGTTGAGCAGCGTGCTTTCAAGCAGGCGGTTTATGCCGTGCGCGATGATGACGCCGCAATGGATATTGTTCAAGATGCCATGATCAAGCTCGCAGAAAAGTACGGTGATAAGCCTGCCGCAGAACTGCCCCTACTATTCACCCGAATTCTGCAAAACCGCATCCATGACTGGTTTCGTCGTCAAAAAGTCCGCAACGCTTGGGTCACCCTCTTCTCCAACATGGGCAGAAAAGCTGATGAAAACGATGATTTTGACCCTCTAGAGTCACTTTCAGCGCCGGATGACAGCGAAATTCACCAAGATGGGGCAAAAAAGCTGGAAAAGAGTCAACTTTTACAGTCTTTGGAGTCAGAAATCGCTAAATTACCTGTACGTCAACGAGAAGCCTTCCTGATGCGTTATTGGGATGAGCTAAGCATTACCGATACTGCCAAAGCCATGAATTGCAGCGAAGGCAGTGTCAAAACGCATTGCTCTAGAGCAACGCAAACTTTAGCTAAAGCATTGAAATTAAAAGGAATTACCCTGTGA
- a CDS encoding RDD family protein — MTPTELSALPAPQFWRRVSCCLYEQLVLLGVIAFTFLLPNLGLGILFGVSLPSWLTFLYLYSVLGIYFVWYWTKSGQTLAMQTWRIRMIGGNGFNLTRRQAIWRYVYGSLWIVPCVFLQWIFHLEKWQIIEMLFSVALFFWPLSIFLDSRSPAERQSLPDRMAGSRLVELPKNLVTLS; from the coding sequence ATGACGCCTACTGAGTTAAGCGCCTTACCTGCACCCCAGTTTTGGCGTCGCGTCTCTTGCTGCCTTTACGAACAACTTGTACTACTAGGGGTAATAGCTTTTACATTTTTGCTTCCCAATTTAGGGCTTGGTATTCTTTTTGGCGTTTCATTGCCAAGCTGGCTAACCTTTTTGTATTTGTATTCCGTGCTGGGCATTTATTTCGTTTGGTATTGGACAAAATCAGGACAAACCTTGGCGATGCAAACTTGGCGCATTCGTATGATCGGTGGAAATGGTTTCAATCTAACAAGACGTCAAGCGATTTGGCGCTATGTCTATGGATCCCTCTGGATTGTTCCCTGCGTATTCTTGCAGTGGATCTTTCATCTGGAAAAATGGCAAATCATTGAAATGCTCTTCAGCGTTGCCTTATTTTTTTGGCCGCTGAGTATTTTCTTGGATAGCCGAAGTCCTGCTGAACGCCAAAGCCTTCCAGACAGAATGGCTGGATCTAGATTGGTAGAGCTGCCTAAAAACCTTGTAACGCTTTCTTAA
- a CDS encoding 2-isopropylmalate synthase, producing the protein MSDKVIIFDTTLRDGEQSPGASMTKDEKIRIARQLERLKVDVIEAGFAASSEGDFQAISAVAAAVKDSIVCSLARANDKDITRAADALQAAHAKRIHAFLATSPLHMAVKLRMSPEEVLEQAKRSIRFARNLASDIEFSAEDGYRSEMDFLCRVVEAVINEGASTINIPDTVGYATPELYGEFIKTLRTRVPNSDKAIWSVHCHNDLGMAVANSLAGVKIGGARQIECTINGLGERAGNTALEEIVMSLRTRKDYFDMVCGIDASQIVPASKLVSQITGFVVQPNKAVVGANAFAHASGIHQDGILKNRETYEIMRAEDVGWTTNKIVLGKLSGRNAFKQRLQELGIAVEAEADLNEAFTRFKALADQKAEIFDEDIIAIMSDAAAAEEGEYFQFISLSQHSETGERPKSRITFRMGDKELSSEAEGNGPVDASLNAIEEIAKSGAEQLLYSVNAITSGTQSQGEVTVRLSKGGRIVNGVGTDPDIIAASAKAYLSALNKLHDPSQAKLNAQMTP; encoded by the coding sequence ATGAGCGACAAAGTAATCATTTTTGACACCACCTTGCGTGATGGTGAGCAATCCCCTGGCGCATCGATGACCAAGGACGAGAAGATTCGTATTGCTCGTCAGCTTGAGCGTTTAAAGGTGGATGTGATTGAAGCTGGTTTCGCAGCAAGCTCTGAGGGTGACTTTCAGGCGATTTCTGCGGTGGCTGCCGCAGTCAAGGATTCGATTGTGTGCTCATTGGCCAGAGCAAATGATAAGGACATCACACGTGCTGCTGACGCCTTGCAAGCTGCTCATGCCAAACGTATCCATGCGTTCTTGGCAACAAGCCCATTGCACATGGCCGTCAAATTGCGCATGTCTCCAGAAGAAGTATTAGAGCAAGCGAAACGCTCCATTCGTTTTGCCAGAAACTTGGCGTCCGATATTGAATTCTCTGCGGAAGATGGTTATCGCTCAGAGATGGATTTCTTATGCCGCGTGGTGGAGGCTGTCATCAATGAGGGCGCATCAACAATCAATATTCCCGACACAGTTGGTTATGCAACTCCCGAGTTATATGGTGAGTTCATCAAAACCTTACGCACCCGTGTGCCGAATTCAGATAAGGCGATTTGGTCAGTGCATTGTCATAATGATTTGGGTATGGCGGTGGCTAATTCTTTGGCTGGCGTCAAGATTGGTGGAGCGCGTCAAATTGAGTGCACCATTAATGGTTTGGGTGAGCGCGCCGGCAATACTGCCTTAGAAGAAATTGTGATGTCTTTGCGCACTCGCAAAGATTACTTTGATATGGTTTGCGGCATCGATGCGAGCCAGATCGTTCCGGCTTCTAAATTGGTTTCTCAAATTACCGGTTTTGTAGTGCAACCAAATAAAGCAGTTGTGGGCGCCAATGCCTTTGCACACGCCTCGGGCATTCATCAAGACGGTATTTTGAAGAATCGCGAAACCTATGAAATCATGCGTGCGGAAGATGTGGGCTGGACAACCAACAAGATCGTGTTGGGTAAATTATCTGGCCGCAACGCATTTAAGCAACGCTTACAAGAGTTGGGTATTGCCGTAGAGGCAGAAGCGGATTTGAATGAGGCATTCACTCGCTTTAAGGCATTAGCTGATCAAAAGGCAGAGATTTTTGATGAAGACATCATCGCCATCATGTCTGATGCTGCAGCTGCAGAAGAGGGTGAGTATTTTCAATTCATTTCCTTGAGCCAACATTCAGAAACAGGCGAGCGTCCGAAGTCTCGTATTACTTTCCGCATGGGCGATAAAGAATTGAGTTCTGAGGCAGAGGGCAATGGCCCGGTTGATGCTAGCTTGAATGCGATCGAAGAAATTGCGAAGAGTGGGGCCGAGCAATTGTTGTACTCAGTCAATGCAATCACTTCAGGCACTCAGTCACAAGGCGAGGTCACCGTGCGTTTATCTAAAGGCGGTCGAATTGTGAATGGTGTGGGTACTGATCCAGACATCATTGCGGCTTCTGCAAAGGCGTATTTGTCTGCTTTAAATAAGCTGCATGACCCAAGCCAGGCAAAATTAAATGCGCAGATGACGCCATGA
- the rpsO gene encoding 30S ribosomal protein S15 — translation MAVADIKTAEIVKENARSANDTGSPEVQVSLLTARINELTPHFKANAKDHHSRRGLLKMVSRRRRLLDYLKGKDLDRYRALIEKLGLRK, via the coding sequence ATGGCAGTTGCTGATATCAAAACGGCGGAAATCGTCAAAGAAAACGCGCGCAGCGCAAATGATACGGGTAGCCCTGAAGTTCAAGTTTCATTGCTAACAGCCCGCATCAATGAATTAACCCCCCATTTCAAGGCTAACGCTAAAGACCATCACAGCCGTCGCGGTTTGTTGAAGATGGTTTCACGTCGCCGTCGCCTCTTGGATTACCTCAAAGGCAAAGATCTGGATCGCTATCGCGCATTGATCGAGAAATTAGGTCTCCGTAAGTAA
- the ilvN gene encoding acetolactate synthase small subunit — protein MRHIISVLIENEPGALSRVVGLFSARGYNIDTLSVAPTEDPSLSRMTIVTFGSDDVIEQITKHLNRLVEVVKVFDLSEGPHIERELMMIKVRAVGKEREELKRTTDIFRGRIIDVTDKSYTIELTGDGAKLDAFIDSIDRASILETVRSGGSGIGRGERILKV, from the coding sequence ATGCGACACATTATTTCTGTACTGATTGAGAACGAACCAGGCGCCTTATCTCGTGTAGTTGGCTTGTTCTCAGCTCGCGGTTACAACATCGATACCTTAAGTGTTGCGCCAACTGAAGATCCATCACTTTCACGTATGACGATCGTGACCTTTGGTTCTGATGATGTCATTGAGCAAATTACCAAACACTTGAATCGCTTGGTTGAGGTGGTTAAGGTATTTGATTTAAGTGAAGGCCCTCATATCGAGCGCGAACTCATGATGATCAAAGTTCGTGCGGTAGGCAAAGAGCGTGAAGAGCTCAAACGTACAACCGATATCTTCCGTGGCCGCATTATTGATGTCACGGATAAGAGCTACACCATTGAATTAACAGGTGATGGCGCTAAGTTGGATGCTTTTATTGATTCGATTGATCGTGCATCGATTCTAGAAACCGTGCGTTCAGGCGGATCTGGGATTGGGCGCGGCGAGCGCATTCTGAAGGTCTAA
- a CDS encoding DUF3106 domain-containing protein, which produces MAHSQIPKILPKSYRQANKLGLDGSSMGNMKNIASKALVASALAWLTISASSVLAQSTPSSHGKTTAIPAKTPDGTWDSLSPAQQKTLAPLESDWDYMLPDSRKKWIYVANLYPKMSSTDQERLQSRMTSWSNLSQRDRRIARENYLISLKFPAEKKAEAWSAYQKLSEEQKKKLMEMEAKKKPTATNAPTLQQHAIQRETTPAPAVPNPRAVQATSPEAGSSPSSAAPSSTENPSSTN; this is translated from the coding sequence ATGGCTCACTCTCAGATTCCGAAGATTCTTCCAAAGAGTTATCGCCAAGCAAATAAGCTTGGACTTGATGGCTCATCTATGGGGAATATGAAAAACATCGCTAGCAAAGCCTTAGTAGCTTCTGCGCTAGCATGGCTGACCATAAGTGCATCCAGTGTTCTTGCACAAAGCACTCCCTCTTCCCATGGGAAAACTACCGCAATCCCTGCAAAGACTCCAGATGGAACCTGGGATAGCTTAAGCCCCGCTCAACAAAAAACGCTTGCTCCGCTAGAGAGCGACTGGGATTACATGCTTCCGGATAGTCGCAAAAAATGGATCTATGTAGCGAACTTATATCCCAAGATGTCATCCACAGATCAAGAGCGTCTGCAGTCACGCATGACCAGCTGGTCTAACCTATCCCAACGCGATCGTCGTATTGCTCGTGAAAACTATCTCATTAGCCTGAAATTCCCCGCCGAGAAAAAAGCAGAGGCATGGAGCGCTTATCAAAAATTGAGTGAAGAGCAAAAGAAGAAGCTGATGGAAATGGAGGCCAAGAAAAAGCCAACCGCCACCAATGCGCCAACCTTGCAACAGCATGCAATCCAACGTGAAACCACGCCTGCCCCAGCCGTGCCAAATCCACGCGCAGTTCAAGCAACAAGTCCTGAAGCTGGTTCATCCCCAAGCTCAGCGGCCCCCAGCAGCACAGAAAACCCCTCTTCTACAAATTAA